The Planktothrix sp. FACHB-1365 genome has a segment encoding these proteins:
- the fabI gene encoding enoyl-ACP reductase FabI, whose amino-acid sequence MLNLNGKNALVTGIANNRSIAWGIAQQLHEAGANLGVTYLPDDKGRFEKKVKELVDPLNPSLFLPCDVQNDAQIEELFTTIRDQWGRIDILIHCLAFAGKEELSGDFSNVSRAGFTRALDISAYSLVQLSAAAKPLMTQGGSIVTLTYLGGVRVIPNYNVMGIAKAALEMNVRYLAAELGPSGIRVNGISAGPIRTLASSAVGGILDMIHHVEEIAPLKRTVTQTEVGNAAAFLCSDLSSGITGQILYVDSGYCIMGM is encoded by the coding sequence ATGCTGAATTTGAACGGAAAAAACGCACTTGTTACTGGCATTGCCAACAATCGCTCAATTGCGTGGGGCATTGCCCAACAGCTTCATGAAGCTGGAGCTAATCTCGGAGTGACCTACCTTCCTGACGATAAAGGTCGTTTTGAAAAGAAGGTCAAAGAGTTGGTTGACCCCCTCAACCCTAGTTTGTTTTTGCCCTGTGATGTCCAGAACGATGCTCAAATTGAGGAGCTTTTTACTACCATCCGCGACCAGTGGGGGCGGATCGATATCCTCATTCATTGTCTGGCCTTTGCAGGAAAAGAGGAACTCTCAGGGGACTTTAGCAATGTATCCCGTGCCGGATTTACCCGCGCGTTAGATATTAGTGCTTACTCATTAGTACAACTGAGTGCTGCTGCTAAACCTTTAATGACACAGGGTGGTAGTATTGTCACCCTAACATATCTGGGCGGTGTGCGGGTAATTCCCAATTACAACGTCATGGGTATTGCTAAAGCAGCCTTGGAAATGAATGTTCGTTATTTGGCGGCGGAGTTAGGGCCATCGGGCATTCGGGTGAATGGCATTTCCGCAGGCCCGATTCGGACTTTAGCCTCTTCAGCCGTGGGTGGCATTTTAGACATGATTCACCACGTTGAAGAAATTGCTCCCCTAAAACGGACTGTTACCCAAACGGAAGTTGGTAACGCGGCGGCTTTCCTCTGTAGTGATTTATCCAGTGGCATTACGGGCCAAATTCTGTATGTCGATTCGGGTTATTGCATCATGGGAATGTAA
- the hisB gene encoding imidazoleglycerol-phosphate dehydratase HisB, translated as MATVHRKTGETDVNVTVNLDGTGVCNVSTGVPFLDHMLHQISSHGLIDLEIQATGDIEIDDHHTNEDVGITLGLALAKALGDRKGIVRFGHFIAPLDEALVQVALDFSGRPHLSYSLEIPTQRVGTYDTQLVREFFVAIVNNSQMTLHLRQLDGINSHHIIEAGFKAFARALRMAVEIDPRRANTIPSSKGVL; from the coding sequence ATGGCAACGGTACATCGAAAAACGGGAGAAACGGATGTTAATGTTACTGTTAATTTAGATGGAACTGGAGTCTGTAATGTGTCTACAGGGGTTCCATTTTTAGATCATATGTTACATCAAATTTCGTCTCATGGGTTAATTGATTTAGAGATTCAAGCGACTGGAGATATTGAAATTGATGATCATCATACGAATGAAGATGTTGGGATAACATTAGGTTTAGCGTTAGCGAAAGCATTAGGCGATCGCAAAGGAATTGTCCGGTTTGGTCATTTTATCGCCCCTTTAGATGAAGCCTTAGTTCAAGTTGCTTTAGATTTTTCCGGTCGTCCTCATCTAAGTTATAGTTTAGAAATTCCCACGCAACGAGTCGGAACTTATGATACTCAATTAGTAAGAGAATTTTTTGTAGCCATTGTTAATAATAGTCAAATGACCTTACATTTACGTCAATTAGACGGAATTAATTCCCATCATATTATTGAAGCTGGCTTTAAAGCCTTTGCTAGAGCGTTAAGAATGGCGGTTGAAATTGATCCCCGTCGTGCGAATACCATTCCTAGTTCTAAAGGCGTTTTGTAA
- a CDS encoding Uma2 family endonuclease, which produces MVSQPATLNPTEIIYPESDGKPMANNTEQFNWIVAIEQNLEWLFADNSNVFVAGDLFWYPVEGKPHIVNAPDVLVVLGRPKGKRGSYLQWKEDGISPQVVFEILSPGNTKSEMERKLVFYERYGVEEYYIYNPDNYQFQAWWRGDGGLDLVEIAENLVSPRLQIRFEPSETELKIYRPDGVKFLSYVEINQQLEVERQRAETERQRAEQTETLLREEQQRNQRLAERLRQMGINPDELD; this is translated from the coding sequence ATGGTTTCTCAACCTGCAACTCTCAACCCAACAGAAATTATCTATCCCGAAAGTGATGGAAAGCCAATGGCAAATAACACAGAACAATTTAACTGGATTGTTGCAATTGAACAGAATTTAGAATGGTTATTTGCTGATAATTCTAATGTATTTGTGGCGGGAGATTTATTCTGGTATCCGGTGGAAGGAAAACCGCATATTGTGAATGCACCGGATGTTTTAGTGGTATTGGGAAGACCCAAAGGAAAACGAGGTTCCTATCTACAATGGAAGGAAGACGGAATTTCCCCGCAAGTGGTTTTTGAAATTTTGTCTCCAGGTAATACCAAGTCAGAAATGGAACGAAAATTAGTGTTTTATGAACGCTACGGCGTTGAGGAATATTATATTTATAATCCTGACAATTATCAATTCCAAGCTTGGTGGCGAGGGGATGGGGGCTTAGATCTAGTAGAAATTGCTGAAAATTTGGTCAGTCCCCGTTTACAAATTCGTTTTGAACCCTCAGAAACCGAGTTAAAAATCTATCGTCCTGATGGGGTTAAATTTCTATCTTATGTGGAAATTAATCAACAGTTAGAAGTTGAACGCCAACGGGCGGAAACTGAACGCCAACGGGCGGAACAAACGGAAACCTTATTAAGGGAAGAACAACAACGAAATCAACGGTTAGCAGAACGTTTACGACAGATGGGAATTAACCCCGATGAATTAGATTAA
- a CDS encoding PP2C family serine/threonine-protein phosphatase, giving the protein MNQVCNWQIISASVTGTSHEKQDLPCQDAHGFKQLSPDLIILAVADGAGSAKLADLGANIAVKTALETLEKQINSGDNNTKDIPWQDYLKNALTVAKTALEAESLSQEIEVRELATTLIIGIATPKLVAVAQVGDGAIVVEDNKGTILELTIPTSGEYLNETVFLISPNAVENAQFNLWLGQPKYLAAFSDGLQMLALKMPEGKPHHPFFSPLFKFVETITDETDAKEQLMGFLRSPRVTGRTDDDLTLILASFNP; this is encoded by the coding sequence ATGAATCAGGTTTGTAATTGGCAAATTATATCGGCATCAGTGACAGGAACCAGTCATGAAAAACAGGATCTCCCTTGTCAAGATGCTCATGGTTTTAAACAGTTATCTCCAGATTTGATAATTCTGGCGGTTGCAGATGGGGCGGGTTCGGCAAAATTAGCAGATTTGGGGGCAAATATTGCTGTAAAAACAGCATTAGAAACCCTAGAAAAACAGATTAATTCTGGGGATAATAATACTAAGGATATCCCTTGGCAAGATTATTTAAAAAATGCCTTAACTGTTGCTAAAACTGCGCTAGAAGCCGAATCTCTTAGCCAAGAAATCGAAGTTAGAGAGTTAGCTACTACTTTAATTATAGGTATAGCAACACCGAAATTAGTCGCCGTTGCTCAAGTAGGAGATGGGGCTATTGTTGTGGAAGATAACAAGGGAACTATTCTGGAATTAACGATACCAACCAGTGGAGAATATTTGAATGAAACGGTATTTTTAATTTCTCCTAATGCCGTTGAAAATGCCCAATTTAACCTCTGGTTAGGACAACCTAAATATTTAGCTGCTTTTTCCGATGGGTTACAAATGTTAGCGTTAAAAATGCCCGAAGGAAAACCCCATCATCCCTTCTTTTCTCCTTTGTTTAAATTTGTAGAAACTATCACCGATGAAACCGATGCAAAAGAACAATTAATGGGGTTTTTGCGATCGCCTCGTGTAACCGGACGAACCGATGACGATCTCACCTTAATCTTAGCCAGTTTTAACCCTTAA
- a CDS encoding VWA domain-containing protein: MRLEEAVEFAENPEPRCPCVLLLDTSASMQGVPIDALNDGLMTFRNDLIRDELAKKRVEVAIISFDNQVKIVQDFVTADQFEPPVLTAQGQTFMGTAISQALDLIAARKSEYRNNGITYYRPWVFMITDGEPQGETDRVTEQATRRIQEEELKKQVAFFAVGVEGANLDRLAQIVQRTPLKLKGLDFREMFIWLSTSMQTVSHSKVDEQVALPPPGWGTV; the protein is encoded by the coding sequence ATGAGACTAGAAGAAGCCGTTGAATTTGCAGAAAATCCTGAACCTCGGTGTCCTTGTGTGCTGTTGTTGGATACCTCCGCATCGATGCAAGGGGTTCCCATTGACGCCTTAAACGATGGACTGATGACCTTTAGAAATGATTTAATTCGGGATGAACTCGCTAAAAAACGAGTGGAAGTGGCAATTATTTCCTTTGATAATCAAGTTAAGATTGTACAGGATTTCGTGACCGCCGATCAGTTTGAACCTCCGGTCTTAACCGCCCAAGGTCAAACCTTTATGGGCACTGCTATTAGTCAAGCCTTAGATTTAATTGCAGCTAGAAAATCAGAATATCGCAATAATGGGATTACCTATTATCGTCCTTGGGTGTTTATGATTACGGATGGTGAACCTCAAGGAGAAACTGACCGGGTGACAGAACAAGCGACTAGACGCATTCAAGAGGAAGAATTGAAAAAACAGGTGGCATTTTTTGCCGTTGGCGTAGAAGGGGCAAATTTAGATCGGTTGGCTCAAATTGTTCAGAGAACTCCGTTAAAATTGAAGGGGTTAGACTTTCGAGAAATGTTTATTTGGTTATCAACAAGTATGCAAACAGTTTCTCATTCCAAAGTGGATGAACAGGTGGCTTTACCACCACCGGGATGGGGAACAGTTTAA
- a CDS encoding FAD-dependent oxidoreductase, translating into MSPKSIISLIISLISFYPSLSLALTTPPRIDQKVECDLLIVGGGLAGSAAAYEGLLNGKTVCLTEITDWVGGQISAQGTSALDERPTQRSLLLYPRGYLELREGIKNKYGILNPGACWVSEACFMPEAGNEILLKMLKKAEKKGKGRLHWFPSTVIKDMTITDNQITEAIAIQHQPLPGTPPLNTEPLSQIIDDAYNYNNSQRFNKTIIRFIPKIKADQGADWYIIEATETGEIIGLTNIPHQLGIDPRSPQEPTASSLTADPYCTQGFTYTFAMEATADPQTHEKPSFYEQYAPYYSYELPRLANFNLVYTYRRIHSMKPNKKRSTNPREWPIYPGDISMQNWTWGNDYRPGTSTDNLILTPAQLEATGQLEPGGWKGGLRTETLRKGEENALGFFYWLVEGTTDSQLGAGVKEKHPNYRYLSGLNSPMGTVHGLSKYPYMREGRRIIGRPSYGYKNGFMVSEIDISRNNFRQDWYSDNLTPEEYRLLWLNLGGLDSLPVLSGQETIADIQPRSRATIYADTVGIGHYAIDFHPCLTQSPPEIPGNTEREGERRGQGQAYPFQIPLRAMIPQKIDNLLVAGKSIATSHIAAAAYRVHSFEWSVGAAAGTTAAFSLEKQVFPYELVDNLPYREPLLEELQRLLESNNNPILFPGMSIFNQSWEDWK; encoded by the coding sequence ATGTCTCCCAAATCAATCATCAGTTTAATCATCAGTTTAATTTCATTTTATCCAAGTTTATCCCTCGCTTTAACAACTCCTCCTCGAATTGATCAAAAAGTAGAATGTGATTTGTTAATCGTTGGGGGAGGATTAGCAGGAAGTGCGGCTGCTTATGAAGGATTACTCAATGGAAAAACCGTTTGTTTAACGGAAATTACCGACTGGGTAGGGGGTCAAATTTCCGCCCAAGGAACCTCTGCATTAGATGAACGACCGACCCAACGATCTCTTTTATTATATCCTAGAGGGTATTTAGAATTACGAGAAGGAATTAAAAATAAATATGGAATATTGAACCCTGGCGCTTGTTGGGTCAGTGAAGCCTGTTTTATGCCGGAAGCGGGGAATGAAATATTATTAAAAATGTTGAAAAAAGCTGAAAAAAAAGGAAAAGGAAGATTACATTGGTTTCCTTCCACAGTCATTAAAGATATGACTATTACTGATAATCAAATTACTGAAGCGATCGCTATTCAACATCAACCTTTACCCGGAACACCGCCCTTAAATACAGAACCCTTATCTCAAATAATTGATGATGCTTATAATTATAACAATTCTCAACGCTTTAATAAAACTATTATTCGATTTATCCCTAAAATAAAAGCTGATCAAGGAGCAGATTGGTATATTATTGAAGCGACAGAAACCGGGGAAATTATTGGTTTAACGAATATTCCTCATCAACTCGGAATTGATCCCCGTTCTCCTCAAGAACCCACTGCATCAAGTTTAACCGCAGATCCCTATTGTACTCAAGGGTTTACCTATACCTTTGCAATGGAAGCAACCGCCGACCCCCAAACCCATGAAAAACCGTCATTCTATGAACAATATGCTCCTTATTATAGTTATGAATTGCCCCGATTAGCTAATTTTAATTTAGTCTATACCTATCGGCGAATTCATAGCATGAAACCGAATAAAAAACGCTCTACGAATCCCCGTGAATGGCCGATTTATCCAGGGGATATTTCCATGCAAAATTGGACATGGGGCAATGATTATCGACCGGGAACATCGACGGATAATTTAATCTTAACACCAGCCCAATTAGAAGCAACAGGTCAACTCGAACCCGGAGGATGGAAGGGGGGGTTAAGAACAGAAACCTTACGCAAAGGTGAAGAAAATGCTTTAGGGTTTTTCTATTGGTTAGTTGAAGGAACTACAGACTCCCAACTGGGTGCAGGTGTTAAAGAAAAACATCCTAATTATCGATATTTATCCGGTTTAAATTCCCCAATGGGAACCGTTCATGGCTTATCAAAATATCCCTATATGCGAGAAGGAAGACGAATTATTGGTCGTCCTTCCTACGGTTATAAAAATGGATTTATGGTGTCAGAAATTGATATTTCTCGAAATAACTTTCGTCAAGATTGGTATAGTGATAATTTAACCCCAGAAGAATATCGTTTGCTATGGTTAAACTTAGGCGGTTTAGATAGTTTACCTGTACTTTCAGGACAAGAAACAATTGCTGATATTCAACCCCGTTCTAGGGCTACAATTTATGCGGATACCGTTGGAATTGGTCATTATGCGATTGATTTTCATCCCTGTTTAACCCAAAGTCCACCGGAAATTCCAGGGAATACAGAACGGGAAGGAGAACGTCGAGGACAAGGACAAGCTTATCCGTTTCAAATTCCGTTAAGAGCCATGATTCCTCAAAAAATTGATAATCTATTAGTAGCGGGAAAAAGTATCGCCACCAGTCATATTGCGGCGGCGGCTTATCGGGTTCATTCCTTTGAATGGTCTGTTGGTGCGGCGGCGGGAACAACCGCAGCATTTAGCTTGGAAAAACAGGTTTTTCCCTATGAATTAGTGGATAATTTACCTTATCGGGAACCTTTATTAGAGGAGTTACAACGATTATTAGAAAGCAATAATAATCCGATTTTATTTCCCGGAATGTCAATTTTTAATCAATCTTGGGAAGATTGGAAATAA